A genomic stretch from Corynebacterium faecale includes:
- a CDS encoding LmeA family phospholipid-binding protein, with the protein MITVIGAGFWLVDSSLAARAERNISRAVAESANLEEEPAVYAGSSIYTAALISGELGHVSVNMLDVPVPGVGVVNARTEVQNVEVTREQVLSGDLTGARAELFTRTLRMDGVALGSHLGMTDLDISHPTDISPSGGMASEAQLTGTPEGFEDPVSVVVTLRLVGSEFQMVPVTLIDAHPDLTLDDVASDFSWRVDTRTLPLADRALAAYLSGGSIHFQSEARNVEITMRALSPLAAPEEDSAD; encoded by the coding sequence GTGATCACAGTGATCGGCGCCGGGTTCTGGCTCGTGGACTCATCGCTGGCCGCGCGCGCCGAGCGCAATATCTCCCGTGCCGTGGCGGAATCGGCGAATCTTGAGGAGGAGCCCGCGGTCTATGCCGGTAGCTCCATTTACACTGCGGCCCTGATTTCCGGCGAGCTCGGTCACGTGAGCGTGAACATGCTGGATGTCCCCGTTCCCGGTGTGGGTGTGGTCAACGCGCGCACCGAGGTGCAGAACGTTGAGGTGACCCGCGAGCAGGTGCTCTCCGGTGACCTGACCGGTGCACGCGCGGAGCTGTTCACCCGCACGCTGCGCATGGATGGTGTGGCGCTCGGCTCTCACCTGGGCATGACCGACCTGGACATCTCCCACCCCACCGATATCTCACCGTCAGGTGGCATGGCCAGCGAGGCCCAGCTCACCGGAACCCCGGAGGGGTTCGAGGACCCGGTGAGCGTGGTGGTCACCCTCCGCCTGGTCGGCTCGGAGTTCCAGATGGTTCCGGTGACGCTTATCGACGCCCACCCCGACCTCACGCTCGACGATGTGGCATCCGATTTCTCCTGGCGCGTGGACACCCGCACCCTCCCCCTGGCTGACCGCGCCCTGGCTGCCTACCTGTCGGGAGGATCCATCCACTTTCAATCCGAGGCCCGCAATGTGGAGATCACCATGCGTGCACTCTCCCCATTGGCCGCCCCGGAGGAGGACAGCGCCGATTAG
- a CDS encoding diacylglycerol/lipid kinase family protein, translating to MHVLLIANPESTTQTAELFRRVVPKLLATDGITLEARFTHYGGHAEEMVAGLTRKDVDVIIPAGGDGTVNEVINGLFGNAEGEIPSWRDLPAVAVLPTGSANVFARALGYPSDTLAAADTLVELLRKDIRRTISLGTWKGDDDDARWFAVNAGFGIDADVIALVERARSKGFVASPLLYLQISIRAWMNAQFKPPRITVQAEDVEGKLLEHGNVPMMFASNTNPWTFLGPLPVVTNPRNSFDMGLGLFGVTSIRGIGGVAALMHLIGVGHGKRYEKLVAKRTIEFDNAEKVTLTCQKPQRFQVDGEYEGEHLHVLLESLPDAFEVFAPKVNPNPPTMAWHRHVFNYASDFVRTRIRRN from the coding sequence GTGCATGTTCTTCTGATCGCTAATCCCGAGTCGACCACCCAGACCGCTGAGCTTTTTCGGCGTGTGGTGCCCAAACTGCTGGCTACTGATGGGATCACCCTGGAAGCCCGGTTCACGCACTACGGGGGTCATGCCGAGGAGATGGTTGCGGGACTGACGCGCAAGGACGTGGATGTGATCATCCCCGCCGGTGGGGACGGAACCGTCAACGAGGTGATCAACGGGTTGTTCGGGAATGCTGAGGGGGAGATCCCCTCCTGGCGTGATCTCCCGGCCGTGGCGGTGCTTCCGACCGGCTCCGCCAACGTGTTCGCCCGCGCGCTCGGGTATCCCTCGGATACCCTCGCAGCAGCTGACACACTGGTGGAACTGCTCCGGAAGGATATCCGTCGCACCATTTCGCTTGGTACCTGGAAGGGCGATGATGACGATGCCCGTTGGTTTGCCGTCAACGCGGGATTCGGCATCGATGCGGATGTGATCGCGCTTGTGGAGCGCGCCCGTTCCAAGGGGTTTGTGGCGTCCCCCCTGCTCTATCTGCAGATCAGCATCCGCGCCTGGATGAACGCCCAGTTCAAACCCCCGCGCATCACGGTGCAGGCCGAGGATGTCGAGGGGAAACTCCTGGAACATGGGAACGTCCCCATGATGTTTGCCTCCAACACCAACCCGTGGACCTTCCTGGGTCCGTTGCCGGTGGTGACCAACCCACGCAACTCTTTTGACATGGGACTGGGTCTGTTCGGGGTGACCAGCATCCGCGGCATCGGAGGGGTGGCTGCCCTGATGCATCTCATCGGCGTGGGGCACGGCAAACGGTATGAGAAGCTGGTGGCCAAACGCACCATCGAATTCGATAATGCGGAGAAGGTCACCCTGACATGCCAGAAGCCTCAACGTTTCCAGGTTGATGGCGAATACGAGGGGGAGCACCTCCATGTGCTGCTGGAATCCCTCCCCGATGCCTTTGAGGTGTTCGCACCGAAGGTGAACCCCAATCCGCCGACCATGGCATGGCATCGCCACGTGTTCAACTACGCCAGTGACTTCGTGCGGACCAGGATCCGCAGAAACTAA
- the pstS gene encoding phosphate ABC transporter substrate-binding protein PstS, translated as MNLNFKRSAALVGAVAVSSFALVACGDSEDTTTDNGNGGETTTGASAEGLTGATGQLVGEGASSQQSAMDYFGIQYSETVEGASLAYTASGSGSGRRNFVGGQVAFGGSDSPMDDEQAAEAMDRCDGNEAWHLPFVIGPVAIAYNLPGVDTLNLSIATVAEIFKGEITNWNDDAIAAENDGVELPDMDIRVVYRSDESGTTDNFQKFLTAAEPDLWDTTGQVFPSEVGEGANGSNGVASQVTAVEGGITYVEAGFATQQGLGVANLDFGNGPVELNAESVGVALDALEFLTEGHNMVVDTDALFASDTDGSYPLVLTTYEVVCSAGYDDTTRDQVKDFLTVALDSQDDTLESLGYIPVTGTHHERLVDAVEAIQ; from the coding sequence GTGAACCTCAACTTCAAGCGCTCTGCTGCCCTCGTTGGCGCCGTGGCTGTCAGCTCCTTCGCCCTCGTCGCCTGTGGCGATTCCGAGGACACCACCACCGATAACGGCAACGGTGGCGAGACCACCACTGGCGCTTCCGCTGAAGGCCTGACCGGCGCCACCGGCCAGCTTGTCGGTGAGGGTGCTTCCTCCCAGCAGTCTGCCATGGATTACTTCGGCATCCAGTACTCCGAGACCGTTGAGGGTGCATCCCTCGCCTACACCGCTTCCGGTTCCGGTTCCGGCCGTCGTAACTTCGTCGGTGGCCAGGTTGCCTTCGGTGGCTCCGATTCCCCAATGGATGATGAGCAGGCTGCAGAGGCAATGGATCGTTGCGATGGCAACGAAGCATGGCACCTGCCATTCGTTATCGGTCCGGTCGCCATCGCCTACAACCTCCCTGGCGTTGACACCCTGAACCTGTCCATCGCCACCGTTGCGGAGATCTTCAAGGGCGAGATCACCAACTGGAACGATGACGCCATCGCTGCTGAAAATGACGGCGTTGAGCTCCCGGACATGGACATCCGCGTTGTCTACCGCTCCGATGAGTCCGGCACCACCGATAACTTCCAGAAGTTCCTGACCGCAGCTGAGCCGGACCTGTGGGACACCACCGGTCAGGTCTTCCCATCTGAGGTCGGCGAGGGCGCCAACGGCTCCAACGGTGTCGCTTCCCAGGTCACCGCAGTCGAGGGTGGCATCACCTACGTTGAGGCCGGCTTCGCAACCCAGCAGGGTCTCGGCGTTGCAAACCTCGACTTCGGCAACGGCCCGGTTGAGCTGAACGCTGAGTCCGTCGGTGTCGCTCTGGACGCCCTGGAGTTCCTCACCGAGGGTCACAACATGGTCGTCGACACCGACGCCCTGTTCGCTTCTGACACCGATGGTTCCTACCCACTGGTTCTGACCACCTACGAGGTCGTCTGCTCCGCAGGCTACGATGACACCACCCGCGACCAGGTCAAGGACTTCCTGACCGTCGCCCTGGATTCCCAGGATGACACGCTCGAGAGCCTCGGCTACATCCCGGTCACCGGAACCCACCACGAGCGTCTCGTTGACGCCGTGGAAGCAATTCAGTAA
- the mshD gene encoding mycothiol synthase, translating to MATLVRMNPSITTLNLYNYRDLREQALIMLKEVKAVDGVEALSEQFVRGLAEPGLGHTHHTVTVDDKIVGLAATDDDTGELAVHPAYRRQGIGTMLIDALPAPGVWAHGNTPAAQALASTLGMKKTRELLVMAIENPALADAAKYSNPEGITNSSLKNAPGERDEVEEKWLQANNEAFHWHPEQGGWDRARLGRAQKASWFKESDVLFLWDGEELAGFHWVKKHSVELQEIYVVGLAGDYRGRGLGDPLVRLGLRHMYQEGARRVILYVEADNEPAVAAYEKLGFDVAERHVVYEKQ from the coding sequence GTGGCTACGCTGGTGCGCATGAACCCTTCGATCACCACCCTCAACCTCTACAATTACCGCGACCTCCGCGAGCAGGCGCTCATCATGCTGAAGGAAGTCAAGGCCGTCGACGGCGTGGAGGCCCTCTCCGAGCAGTTCGTCCGCGGTCTCGCGGAACCCGGCCTCGGACACACCCATCACACGGTCACCGTGGATGACAAGATCGTCGGCCTCGCAGCCACGGACGACGACACCGGTGAGCTGGCTGTGCACCCGGCGTACCGCCGCCAGGGGATAGGCACAATGCTTATCGACGCCCTCCCGGCCCCCGGAGTCTGGGCGCATGGCAACACCCCGGCTGCGCAGGCTCTCGCCTCCACGCTGGGGATGAAGAAGACACGCGAACTCCTCGTGATGGCGATTGAGAACCCCGCGCTCGCGGATGCAGCCAAATACAGCAACCCGGAGGGCATCACCAACAGCTCACTGAAGAACGCGCCGGGCGAACGGGATGAGGTGGAGGAGAAGTGGCTGCAGGCCAACAATGAGGCCTTCCACTGGCATCCGGAACAGGGAGGCTGGGATAGAGCGCGTCTGGGCAGGGCTCAGAAGGCATCCTGGTTCAAGGAATCGGATGTGTTGTTCCTCTGGGACGGGGAGGAACTGGCGGGATTCCACTGGGTGAAGAAGCACTCCGTCGAATTGCAGGAGATCTACGTGGTGGGTCTCGCCGGAGACTACCGGGGCAGGGGCCTCGGAGATCCGCTTGTCCGCCTCGGCCTGCGCCACATGTACCAGGAGGGGGCGCGCCGGGTGATTCTCTATGTGGAGGCCGATAATGAACCTGCTGTGGCAGCGTATGAAAAGCTCGGGTTCGATGTTGCCGAAAGGCACGTGGTCTATGAAAAGCAGTAG
- a CDS encoding FABP family protein, with the protein MSENEKTTQPGQPLIPGTGADAPSLSSSPGISGNDAVNLAAEQSRSTAHRNIPTLDDLPIAEDTANLRHGPNLHDGLLALLPLVGVWRGEGQADTAEGGEYSFGQQIIFSHDGENYLSFESRVWKLDSEGNAVGPDQREAGFWRINLQDEIEFVCTHASGVVEIYYGQPLNERAWELESASTMVTATGPVSLGPGKRLYGLMPTNELGWVDERLVNNELKPRMSAQLQRIIG; encoded by the coding sequence ATGAGCGAAAACGAAAAGACCACCCAGCCCGGACAACCTCTCATCCCGGGCACCGGAGCCGATGCACCATCCCTGTCCAGCTCCCCCGGCATCAGTGGAAATGACGCCGTCAACCTCGCGGCCGAGCAGTCCCGGAGCACCGCCCACCGGAACATCCCCACCCTGGATGACCTGCCCATCGCGGAAGACACCGCCAACCTGCGCCACGGCCCCAACCTGCACGACGGCCTGCTGGCGCTGCTCCCCCTCGTGGGTGTGTGGCGCGGCGAGGGCCAGGCGGACACCGCGGAAGGCGGCGAATATTCCTTCGGCCAGCAGATCATCTTCTCCCATGACGGCGAGAATTACCTGTCCTTTGAATCGCGGGTATGGAAGCTAGACAGCGAGGGCAACGCCGTGGGCCCGGATCAGCGCGAGGCCGGTTTCTGGCGCATCAACCTGCAGGATGAGATTGAGTTCGTCTGCACCCATGCCAGCGGTGTGGTGGAGATCTACTACGGCCAGCCACTGAATGAGCGCGCCTGGGAACTTGAATCAGCATCCACCATGGTCACCGCCACCGGACCTGTCTCCCTGGGCCCCGGCAAGCGCCTCTACGGCCTCATGCCCACCAACGAACTCGGCTGGGTGGATGAGCGCCTGGTGAACAATGAGCTGAAGCCGCGGATGTCTG